One window of Flavobacterium ammonificans genomic DNA carries:
- a CDS encoding thioredoxin domain-containing protein — protein sequence MKSFTSYLLIVLSFVIVSCNGQSSKNIKNVDAMAFSKLIQTTTNPQILDVRTPEEFAADHIDNAKNINWLGSDFTAKTTSLDKSKPVYVYCKIGGRSQQAVEKLSELGFTEIVQLEGGFLKWEAAGLSKPASKKIGISQKEYADLLNSDKKVLVDFYAEWCAPCKKMTPYLLKMEKEMADQVVIIRLDADKNKSLLSEMKISELPTLLLYENKQIKWQHSGYISEADLKKQL from the coding sequence ATGAAATCATTCACCTCTTATTTATTGATTGTATTATCTTTTGTTATTGTTTCTTGTAACGGACAATCTTCAAAAAATATTAAAAATGTAGATGCGATGGCTTTTTCTAAATTAATCCAGACTACTACAAATCCTCAAATACTTGATGTAAGAACTCCAGAAGAATTTGCTGCTGATCATATTGATAATGCCAAAAACATCAACTGGCTAGGTTCTGATTTTACTGCAAAAACTACCAGCTTAGACAAATCAAAACCCGTTTATGTATACTGTAAAATTGGTGGAAGAAGTCAGCAAGCTGTAGAAAAATTATCTGAACTTGGTTTTACAGAAATTGTTCAACTAGAAGGTGGATTCTTAAAATGGGAAGCAGCTGGATTATCAAAACCTGCTTCAAAAAAAATTGGAATTTCTCAAAAAGAATATGCTGATTTACTAAATTCTGATAAAAAAGTATTAGTAGATTTTTATGCCGAATGGTGTGCACCTTGCAAAAAAATGACCCCTTATTTGTTGAAAATGGAAAAAGAAATGGCAGATCAAGTGGTAATTATTCGTTTGGATGCTGATAAAAACAAAAGTTTACTTTCAGAAATGAAAATTAGTGAATTACCTACACTTTTATTGTACGAAAATAAACAAATCAAATGGCAGCATTCTGGATACATTAGTGAAGCTGATTTGAAAAAACAATTATAA
- the recF gene encoding DNA replication/repair protein RecF (All proteins in this family for which functions are known are DNA-binding proteins that assist the filamentation of RecA onto DNA for the initiation of recombination or recombinational repair.), whose translation MYLKKISLFNYKNFAEANFEFDSKINCFVGKNGIGKTNVLDAIYHLSYGKSYFNPLAVQNIKHGEEFFVIDAELEKDNRAEQIVCSLKKGQKKVLKRNGKVYDKFSDHIGFVPLVIISPADRDLIIEGSETRRKFMDSVISQLDSHYLQQLIQYQKVLSQRNALLKYFALNQVFEKDTLSIYNEQLNGFAQSLFEKRKSFIQEFIPIFNKHHQAITDSQETVQLVYESHLFENDLETLLQENINKDRALQYTSVGIHKDDLSFEIDSYPIKKFGSQGQQKSFLIALKLAQFEFLKKQSGVKPLLLFDDIFDKLDESRVAKIVEMVNSDTFGQLFISDTHSERTETIVKSTHQSYKIFSL comes from the coding sequence ATGTATTTAAAAAAGATTTCATTATTCAATTATAAAAACTTTGCTGAGGCTAATTTCGAGTTTGACTCCAAAATCAATTGTTTTGTGGGAAAAAACGGAATTGGTAAAACCAATGTACTCGATGCAATTTACCATTTATCCTATGGAAAGAGTTATTTTAACCCTCTTGCAGTGCAGAATATTAAGCATGGCGAAGAGTTTTTCGTAATCGATGCCGAACTAGAAAAAGATAACAGAGCCGAACAAATTGTTTGCAGTCTAAAAAAAGGACAGAAAAAAGTCTTAAAACGCAACGGCAAAGTTTACGATAAATTTTCAGACCATATTGGCTTTGTTCCCTTGGTGATCATTTCACCAGCCGACAGGGATTTAATCATTGAAGGAAGCGAAACGCGTCGCAAATTTATGGATAGCGTCATTTCGCAACTGGATTCTCATTATTTACAGCAACTCATTCAGTATCAAAAAGTACTCAGTCAGCGAAATGCATTATTGAAGTATTTTGCTTTAAATCAAGTTTTCGAAAAGGATACCTTGTCAATTTACAATGAACAATTGAATGGATTTGCTCAGTCGCTTTTTGAAAAAAGAAAATCGTTTATTCAGGAATTTATCCCGATTTTTAATAAACACCACCAAGCGATAACTGATTCTCAAGAAACCGTTCAATTGGTGTATGAAAGTCATTTATTCGAAAATGATTTGGAAACACTTTTACAAGAGAACATTAACAAAGATAGAGCTTTACAATACACTAGTGTCGGAATTCACAAAGACGATTTATCGTTTGAAATCGACTCGTATCCTATAAAGAAATTTGGTTCACAAGGCCAACAAAAATCATTTCTTATTGCTTTAAAATTAGCCCAGTTTGAATTCTTAAAAAAACAAAGTGGCGTAAAACCATTACTACTTTTTGATGATATTTTCGATAAATTGGACGAAAGTCGCGTAGCCAAAATAGTTGAAATGGTCAATAGCGATACTTTTGGACAGCTTTTTATTTCTGATACGCATTCAGAACGAACAGAAACCATTGTAAAATCAACACATCAATCTTATAAAATTTTTAGTTTGTAA
- a CDS encoding tetratricopeptide repeat protein: protein MATYNKRGYKTPKEKEVKEVVEDVQVDEKDSTTAGVFSKLDETATKTEDFVAKNQKVIIGFVAAIALITVGYLAFEKFIATPKEEEAANEMFVAQQNFQKATDGVASDSLYKLSLNGSEGKFGFIKIAEEYSGTDAGNLANYYAGIAYLNTGKYAEAIDFLSKFESKDMILGALAKGAIGDAYAQKNQQKEALENYIKAAESSKNDFTTPRFLLKAGKTALALGNKEEALKYFTEIKDFYDATPEAASVDVLIGLAQ from the coding sequence ATGGCCACTTATAATAAGAGAGGATATAAAACACCTAAAGAAAAAGAAGTTAAAGAAGTTGTTGAAGATGTTCAAGTAGATGAAAAAGACAGTACAACAGCTGGTGTTTTTTCTAAATTAGATGAAACAGCTACTAAAACAGAAGATTTCGTTGCTAAAAATCAAAAAGTAATTATTGGTTTTGTTGCTGCAATAGCATTAATAACTGTTGGGTATTTAGCATTTGAAAAATTTATTGCAACACCTAAGGAAGAAGAAGCGGCTAATGAAATGTTTGTTGCACAACAAAATTTTCAAAAAGCTACTGATGGAGTTGCAAGTGACTCTTTATACAAATTGTCATTGAATGGTTCTGAAGGTAAATTTGGTTTTATTAAAATTGCCGAAGAATATTCAGGAACTGATGCAGGTAACTTGGCTAACTATTATGCAGGTATCGCATACTTGAATACAGGTAAATACGCTGAAGCAATTGATTTTTTAAGCAAATTCGAATCTAAAGACATGATTTTAGGTGCTTTAGCAAAAGGAGCTATTGGAGATGCATACGCTCAAAAAAACCAACAAAAAGAAGCTTTAGAAAATTATATTAAAGCAGCTGAGTCTAGTAAAAATGATTTTACTACACCACGTTTCTTATTGAAAGCAGGAAAGACAGCTTTAGCTCTTGGAAACAAAGAAGAAGCGTTGAAATATTTCACTGAAATCAAAGATTTTTATGATGCAACTCCTGAAGCAGCTTCAGTGGATGTATTGATTGGATTGGCACAATAG
- the ribH gene encoding 6,7-dimethyl-8-ribityllumazine synthase: protein MATENKNLSDYDKNSVPDARNFRFGIVVAEWNETITEGLYNGAFSALIENQVPVQQIVRWNVPGSFELIYGAKKMLQTQNVDAVIAIGCVIQGQTKHFDFVCEGVTQGIKDLNVQTDIPVIFCVLTDNTMQQSIDRSGGIHGNKGTEAAIAAIKMAFIRQQASLSHQIDNQHLLGASALQIENNPLQIEE, encoded by the coding sequence ATGGCTACCGAAAATAAGAATTTGTCAGATTATGATAAAAATAGTGTTCCAGATGCACGCAATTTTCGTTTTGGAATTGTAGTGGCAGAATGGAATGAAACGATTACCGAAGGACTATATAATGGTGCTTTTTCTGCTTTGATTGAAAATCAAGTTCCCGTTCAACAGATAGTTCGTTGGAATGTACCTGGAAGTTTTGAATTAATCTACGGTGCTAAAAAAATGCTACAAACACAAAATGTAGATGCGGTGATCGCAATTGGTTGTGTCATTCAAGGACAAACAAAACATTTTGATTTTGTTTGCGAAGGGGTAACACAAGGAATTAAGGATTTGAATGTACAAACTGATATTCCGGTTATTTTTTGTGTGTTGACAGACAATACCATGCAACAGTCTATTGATAGAAGTGGTGGAATCCATGGCAATAAAGGAACTGAAGCGGCTATAGCAGCTATTAAAATGGCTTTTATCCGTCAACAAGCTTCGTTGTCTCATCAAATAGATAATCAACACTTATTAGGTGCTAGCGCATTGCAAATCGAGAACAATCCATTGCAAATAGAAGAATAG
- the mutL gene encoding DNA mismatch repair endonuclease MutL: MSSIIQLLPDHVANQIAAGEVVQRPASVVKELLENAVDAKATDIKLIIKDAGKSLIQVIDNGVGMSVTDARLCFERHATSKIRQAEDLFSLHTKGFRGEALASIAAIAHVEMKTKQDQEELGTHLIIEGSKFISQEVAVLPKGTSFAVKNLFYNIPARRNFLKSDIVEYRHVIDEFQRVALAHPNIHFTFYHNGSEMFNLPQSNSRQRIVGIFSGKTNEKLVPVQEETEIVQIQGFVSKPEFAKKNRGEQFFFVNDRYIKSGYLHHAVMAAYDGILKDGAQPSYFLYLTVPPHSIDINIHPTKTEIKFDDEQALYAILRAAIKHSLGQFNVAPVLDFDRDANLDIPYHYKDLEGAMPTVQVDANFNPFSEVQPTKSYSGSGGSYKKTEIASSWEGLYVGLKQETETFSASSNFNFEQEEVTASLFDLEDAESTIHRTYQIHKKYIVSPIKSGMVIVDQQRAHQRVLYEQFLVNMTVKQASSQQLLFPLNLYFSKNEMELIAELQLSLMNTGFVFEETQEDHVVISGIPVNITESEVSLVLEQLLSDLQDGIPESSFSQNDTIAKSMAKSLAVKTGSYLTEKEQENLVNGLFACKEPNVSPFQKPTFITMRVEDIDKKFAL; the protein is encoded by the coding sequence ATGTCGAGTATTATTCAATTGCTTCCAGATCATGTTGCCAATCAAATTGCCGCTGGTGAAGTGGTGCAACGGCCTGCATCTGTAGTAAAGGAATTGCTTGAAAATGCAGTTGATGCGAAAGCAACAGACATTAAGTTAATCATTAAAGATGCTGGAAAATCATTGATACAAGTGATTGATAATGGAGTGGGTATGAGTGTGACTGATGCTCGTTTGTGTTTTGAACGTCATGCTACTTCTAAAATTCGCCAGGCGGAAGATTTGTTTTCATTGCACACTAAAGGATTTCGTGGAGAGGCTTTGGCTTCCATTGCGGCGATTGCTCATGTGGAGATGAAGACCAAGCAAGACCAGGAAGAATTAGGAACACATCTGATCATTGAGGGGAGTAAATTTATTTCTCAAGAAGTGGCAGTTTTGCCTAAAGGAACTTCGTTTGCAGTTAAAAATTTATTTTATAATATTCCAGCTCGACGCAATTTCTTAAAATCGGATATTGTGGAATACCGTCATGTAATTGACGAGTTTCAACGCGTTGCTTTGGCACATCCCAACATTCATTTTACCTTTTACCACAATGGAAGTGAAATGTTCAATCTGCCTCAATCGAATTCTAGACAGCGAATTGTTGGTATTTTTTCGGGTAAAACCAATGAGAAATTAGTTCCGGTTCAAGAAGAAACAGAGATTGTCCAAATTCAAGGATTTGTGAGCAAACCTGAATTTGCCAAAAAAAATAGGGGAGAACAATTCTTCTTTGTGAACGACAGATATATTAAAAGTGGGTATTTGCACCATGCTGTAATGGCGGCTTATGACGGAATTTTAAAAGACGGTGCGCAGCCGAGTTATTTTTTATATTTAACCGTTCCACCGCATTCTATAGATATCAACATTCATCCAACGAAGACTGAGATCAAGTTTGATGATGAACAAGCCCTATATGCTATTTTAAGAGCCGCTATCAAACACAGTTTAGGACAATTTAATGTTGCTCCTGTGTTGGATTTTGATCGCGATGCTAACTTAGATATACCCTACCATTATAAAGATTTGGAAGGAGCTATGCCAACGGTTCAAGTTGATGCTAATTTTAATCCTTTTTCAGAAGTGCAACCTACAAAATCCTATTCAGGTTCTGGAGGGAGTTATAAAAAAACAGAAATTGCTTCGAGTTGGGAAGGTTTGTATGTGGGATTGAAGCAAGAAACTGAAACGTTTTCAGCCTCCAGTAATTTTAATTTTGAACAAGAAGAAGTAACAGCTTCATTATTTGATTTAGAAGATGCGGAGTCAACCATTCACAGGACCTACCAAATTCATAAAAAATACATCGTTTCTCCAATTAAATCAGGGATGGTGATTGTAGATCAGCAACGTGCACACCAACGAGTGCTGTACGAACAATTTTTGGTTAATATGACCGTAAAGCAAGCTTCTAGTCAGCAATTGTTGTTTCCGTTGAATTTGTATTTTTCAAAGAATGAGATGGAATTGATTGCCGAATTGCAGTTGTCTTTAATGAATACCGGATTTGTATTTGAGGAAACTCAAGAAGATCATGTAGTTATTTCTGGTATTCCAGTGAATATTACCGAAAGTGAAGTTTCCTTAGTTTTAGAACAATTGTTGAGTGATCTGCAGGACGGAATTCCAGAAAGTAGTTTCAGTCAAAACGATACGATTGCCAAATCAATGGCAAAAAGTTTGGCGGTTAAAACAGGAAGTTATTTGACCGAAAAAGAACAAGAAAACTTGGTCAACGGATTGTTTGCTTGTAAGGAACCCAATGTTTCCCCTTTTCAAAAACCCACTTTCATCACGATGCGTGTAGAAGATATAGATAAAAAATTTGCCCTATGA
- a CDS encoding rhomboid family intramembrane serine protease has translation MRNVTETVKQLIIINILFFVGTLLVSGPAYQYLALFFPENPDFKAWQPITYMFMHGGFMHILFNMFALFSFGSALEQFWGSKKFLFFYISCGLGSALVHTGVNYYHFQEGLDALISNGFSKSEILTLLNEGRIDTRWQEVITVTQFQNFTSAYVGTAVGASGAIYGIIVAFAFMFPNAELGLMFIPIPIKAKYFVPGLVLVDLYLGISGKSIFGGGGVAHFAHVGGALFGFLIVWYWKKNQFNSNRWN, from the coding sequence ATGAGAAATGTAACGGAAACTGTCAAACAGTTAATTATTATTAATATTTTATTTTTTGTTGGTACACTTTTAGTTTCGGGCCCAGCCTATCAATATTTAGCTTTGTTTTTTCCGGAAAACCCAGATTTTAAAGCTTGGCAGCCCATTACCTATATGTTTATGCATGGTGGATTTATGCATATCTTATTTAATATGTTTGCTTTATTTTCCTTTGGATCTGCTTTAGAACAATTTTGGGGAAGTAAGAAGTTTTTGTTTTTCTATATTTCCTGCGGCTTGGGTTCGGCTCTAGTTCATACGGGTGTAAATTATTATCATTTTCAAGAAGGTTTAGACGCATTGATTTCCAACGGATTTTCAAAATCTGAAATTCTAACACTTTTAAACGAAGGAAGAATTGATACTCGTTGGCAAGAAGTGATTACTGTAACACAGTTTCAAAATTTCACTAGTGCCTATGTAGGAACCGCTGTTGGAGCATCAGGAGCTATATACGGAATTATAGTAGCTTTTGCCTTTATGTTCCCTAATGCTGAACTGGGTTTGATGTTTATCCCTATACCAATCAAAGCAAAGTATTTTGTACCAGGCTTAGTTCTGGTTGATTTGTATTTAGGAATCTCGGGAAAATCAATTTTTGGTGGAGGTGGAGTAGCTCATTTTGCTCACGTAGGAGGTGCTTTGTTTGGTTTTTTAATTGTTTGGTATTGGAAAAAAAATCAATTCAATTCTAACCGCTGGAATTAA
- a CDS encoding rhomboid family intramembrane serine protease — MGIIDDLKMQYKMGGIAVQVIFWNLLCFLISLVFFYQFQLGIFNYPNWVALSSEPSVLVTKPWTLISYAFFHYGFGHLFFNMMVLHFSSTLFLTFFNTKQFLGLYLLSAFFSGLAFVIAYYFLNLSSAMVGASAAIMAILVATTTFRPLMNVRLLLIGNVKLWHITAVILVLDFMQFRIANTGGHIAHLAGAFFGFIFIKLLQNGIDLSCILNNPFTKSKRAPFKKVHKNYPKSAQKPSSRIVVKDKTQQQIDEILDKISQSGYDSLTQEEKEFLFKAGK, encoded by the coding sequence ATGGGAATTATAGACGATTTAAAGATGCAATACAAAATGGGAGGAATCGCTGTTCAAGTGATTTTTTGGAATTTGTTGTGCTTTCTTATTTCGTTAGTCTTTTTCTACCAATTTCAATTAGGTATTTTTAATTATCCTAATTGGGTTGCCTTATCTTCAGAGCCATCGGTTTTGGTGACCAAACCATGGACCTTGATTAGCTATGCTTTTTTTCATTATGGGTTTGGACATTTGTTTTTCAACATGATGGTGTTGCATTTCTCCAGTACATTATTTTTAACTTTTTTCAATACTAAACAGTTTTTAGGATTGTATTTGCTGAGTGCATTTTTTTCTGGATTAGCCTTTGTAATTGCGTATTACTTTTTGAATTTGAGTTCGGCTATGGTGGGTGCTTCGGCAGCAATAATGGCAATTTTAGTTGCAACAACAACTTTTCGTCCGTTGATGAATGTCCGATTACTACTTATTGGCAATGTTAAATTATGGCATATTACCGCGGTAATTTTAGTGTTGGATTTTATGCAATTCCGAATTGCAAACACAGGCGGACATATTGCGCATCTTGCGGGTGCCTTTTTTGGATTTATTTTTATTAAATTGCTCCAAAATGGAATTGATTTAAGTTGCATTTTAAATAACCCATTTACAAAATCAAAGCGCGCGCCTTTTAAAAAAGTACATAAAAATTATCCCAAATCGGCACAAAAACCAAGTTCTAGAATTGTGGTTAAGGACAAAACCCAACAACAAATAGATGAAATTTTAGATAAAATCAGTCAATCTGGATATGATTCCTTAACACAAGAAGAAAAAGAATTCTTGTTTAAAGCAGGTAAATAA
- a CDS encoding endonuclease/exonuclease/phosphatase family protein, whose amino-acid sequence MKNLSWFNKGMFLLNIVLTVVTFSAYLLPFLAPKAFPLLSVLTLFMPLFFIFNALFFFYWGFQFKKRMILSGLVLLMGITFINKFYKFSTKEFPESEKNFSVMSYNVRLLNLFKWIDRDDVPSQILTFINEKNPDILCIQEFSYSADIDLKVYPHKYIVMAGDQIKTGQAIFSKFPIINEGNIVFPNSNNNVIFADIKKGKEIIRVYNMHLQSIKISPDVTEINDDINVMNQSKSQKLLRRISKAFKQQQQQAELFKKHKTDCDYPLIICGDMNNSAFSYVYRNIKGKLRDTFEEAGKGFGATYKFRYYPARIDYIFADERMKVKQFESFSDFENSDHYPIMAKLSFD is encoded by the coding sequence ATGAAAAATCTTTCGTGGTTCAATAAAGGGATGTTTCTTTTAAATATAGTTCTGACTGTAGTTACTTTCAGCGCTTATTTGTTGCCTTTTCTTGCGCCAAAAGCTTTTCCTTTACTATCGGTTTTGACCTTATTTATGCCCCTGTTTTTTATATTTAACGCTTTGTTCTTTTTTTATTGGGGTTTCCAGTTTAAGAAACGAATGATATTATCGGGTTTGGTTTTATTGATGGGAATTACCTTTATTAATAAATTTTACAAGTTCTCTACCAAAGAATTTCCTGAAAGCGAAAAGAATTTTAGCGTAATGAGTTACAATGTTCGTTTGTTAAATCTTTTTAAGTGGATTGATCGAGATGATGTTCCTTCGCAAATCCTTACTTTTATTAATGAAAAGAATCCAGATATACTTTGTATCCAAGAGTTTTCGTATTCAGCGGATATAGATTTAAAAGTGTATCCACACAAATATATCGTTATGGCGGGTGACCAAATTAAAACAGGTCAAGCCATTTTTTCTAAATTCCCAATTATTAATGAAGGAAATATAGTTTTTCCAAATTCAAACAATAATGTAATTTTTGCGGATATCAAGAAAGGAAAAGAAATTATTAGAGTGTACAATATGCACTTGCAATCCATTAAAATATCTCCCGATGTAACTGAAATTAATGATGATATTAATGTGATGAATCAAAGTAAATCGCAAAAGTTATTGAGACGTATTAGTAAAGCGTTCAAACAGCAACAGCAACAAGCCGAGTTGTTCAAAAAACACAAAACGGATTGTGATTATCCTTTAATTATCTGCGGCGATATGAATAATAGCGCTTTTTCATACGTATATCGCAATATTAAAGGCAAACTAAGAGATACTTTTGAAGAAGCAGGTAAAGGTTTTGGCGCGACCTATAAGTTCCGTTATTATCCAGCGCGCATTGATTATATTTTTGCTGACGAAAGAATGAAAGTAAAACAGTTTGAGAGCTTTTCTGATTTCGAAAATTCAGATCACTATCCTATAATGGCAAAACTCTCTTTTGATTAA
- a CDS encoding WbqC family protein, whose amino-acid sequence MDILIHPTYFPSISHFAAIVQAEKVTFEMEDNFQKQTNRNRTYIYSPNGIQLLNIPIKHSKTAHQKTKDIQIENEFDWQKQHFKSLEAAYRSSPFFEYFEDDLLPIFEKKHQYLMDLNLEVFDLITRCIRMKIEYTKTTEYFHEINSDEITDFRFLANGKKDSSQFESYTQVFDDKFGFINNLSVLDLVFNEGKFALDYLKSQPLVLK is encoded by the coding sequence ATGGACATTCTTATTCACCCCACTTACTTCCCTTCTATAAGTCATTTCGCAGCTATTGTTCAGGCCGAAAAAGTAACTTTTGAAATGGAAGATAATTTCCAAAAACAAACGAATCGCAACCGAACCTATATCTATAGCCCTAACGGAATTCAACTACTGAATATACCTATAAAACATTCTAAAACTGCTCATCAGAAAACAAAAGACATTCAGATTGAAAATGAGTTTGATTGGCAAAAACAACATTTCAAATCCTTAGAAGCAGCCTATAGAAGTTCGCCTTTCTTTGAATATTTTGAAGACGATTTACTTCCAATTTTTGAAAAGAAACATCAGTATTTAATGGACTTGAATTTGGAAGTTTTTGATTTGATTACTAGATGCATTCGAATGAAAATAGAATATACAAAGACAACTGAATATTTTCACGAAATCAATTCAGATGAAATTACTGATTTCCGCTTTTTGGCAAACGGAAAAAAAGACAGTTCGCAATTTGAAAGCTACACACAAGTATTTGATGATAAATTTGGTTTTATCAACAATCTTAGCGTATTAGACTTAGTTTTTAATGAAGGAAAATTTGCGTTGGATTATTTGAAATCACAACCCCTTGTATTGAAATAA
- the lepB gene encoding signal peptidase I: MTLSQWFIFFLSIQVIHFIGTWKLYVAAGRKSWEAAIPVYNAIVLMKIINKPSWWTLLLFIPVINLIVFPAVWVETLSSFGKNATKDKVIGIATFGLYIAYINYSQQLNYIADKSSQPINKTTDTISSLLFAIVVATFVHTYFIQPFTIPTSSLEKSLLVGDFLFVSKVNYGARTPMTTVALPMVHDTIPLTKKKSYLSWPQLPYFRIPGFQTVERNDIVVFNWPVDTVYKFRDNSGLRADKPIDKKSNYVKRCVGIPGDQLEIKDGTVFVNEKELILPERARPQFSYKVALDGKTPIDFEYLLKDMDITDGAGFMDAEKRDTLFIAALTASNAERLKQIPGITGVEKIISKEIEPGIFPHINKWNRDNFGPIYIPQQGKTVPLNLKTLPFYKTIITDYEKNDLKVTGSEIRINGKIATSYTFQQDYYWMMGDNRHNSEDSRYWGYVPENHIVGKPTFIWMSYDSNAKGMKKIRWERLFTTVSGEGEPQSYFKFFLMALVAYFIGEYFWKKKKSV, from the coding sequence ATGACACTATCACAATGGTTTATATTTTTCTTATCAATACAAGTAATTCACTTTATTGGAACATGGAAATTGTATGTAGCAGCAGGAAGAAAAAGTTGGGAAGCAGCTATTCCCGTGTACAATGCTATTGTCTTGATGAAAATCATAAACAAACCAAGTTGGTGGACTCTTTTACTTTTTATTCCGGTAATTAACCTTATTGTATTTCCAGCAGTCTGGGTGGAAACATTAAGTAGTTTTGGTAAAAACGCAACCAAAGATAAAGTAATTGGTATTGCCACTTTTGGCTTGTACATCGCTTATATCAATTATTCGCAGCAATTGAATTATATCGCTGACAAAAGTTCCCAACCAATCAATAAAACGACAGATACAATTAGCTCTTTACTTTTTGCGATAGTAGTAGCCACTTTTGTACACACCTATTTCATCCAACCTTTTACCATACCGACTTCGTCACTAGAGAAGTCATTACTAGTAGGCGACTTTTTGTTTGTAAGCAAGGTAAACTATGGAGCACGAACTCCAATGACTACAGTAGCACTACCAATGGTTCACGATACCATTCCGTTGACAAAAAAGAAGTCTTACCTTAGTTGGCCTCAATTACCTTATTTCAGAATTCCTGGTTTTCAAACTGTCGAACGAAATGATATAGTAGTATTCAACTGGCCAGTAGACACTGTGTATAAGTTCAGAGATAACTCAGGATTGAGAGCAGACAAGCCTATCGATAAGAAATCAAACTATGTTAAACGTTGTGTTGGTATTCCTGGTGACCAATTGGAAATCAAAGACGGAACCGTTTTTGTAAACGAAAAAGAATTGATTTTACCAGAAAGAGCTAGACCTCAATTTTCCTATAAAGTAGCTTTAGATGGTAAGACACCTATCGATTTTGAATATCTCCTAAAAGACATGGATATTACAGATGGTGCAGGATTTATGGATGCGGAGAAAAGAGATACCTTGTTTATCGCAGCATTAACTGCTTCAAATGCAGAAAGACTAAAACAAATTCCCGGAATTACTGGAGTTGAAAAAATCATTTCAAAAGAAATTGAACCAGGCATTTTCCCTCACATCAATAAATGGAATCGAGATAATTTTGGACCCATTTATATTCCACAACAAGGAAAAACAGTGCCTCTAAATTTAAAGACCTTACCATTTTATAAAACGATCATCACTGATTACGAAAAAAATGATTTGAAAGTAACTGGTTCAGAAATCAGAATCAACGGAAAAATTGCAACTTCATATACCTTTCAACAAGATTACTATTGGATGATGGGAGACAATCGTCATAATTCGGAAGACAGTCGTTATTGGGGGTATGTACCCGAAAATCATATCGTTGGAAAACCAACATTTATCTGGATGAGTTATGATTCCAATGCAAAAGGAATGAAAAAAATTCGTTGGGAACGATTATTCACTACAGTTAGTGGTGAAGGTGAACCCCAATCCTATTTTAAATTTTTCCTGATGGCATTAGTAGCCTATTTTATTGGAGAATATTTTTGGAAGAAAAAGAAATCAGTATAA
- the dapB gene encoding 4-hydroxy-tetrahydrodipicolinate reductase codes for MKIALLGYGKMGKVIERIAIERGHEIVLKKDENNTYDGLSNADVAIDFSVPTAAVENISNCFHTHVPVVSGTTGWLERYDEIIALCNEKKGGFISSSNFSLGVNLFFELNDYLAKIMAPYNSYSVAMEEIHHTQKLDAPSGTAISLANGVIENSNYTKWTIDKPAANEIQIEALRVEDVPGTHTVTYNSNVDSIEIKHTAHNREGFALGAVIAAEWLAGKQGVFTMKDVLNLER; via the coding sequence ATGAAAATTGCACTCTTAGGATACGGAAAAATGGGTAAGGTAATCGAAAGAATTGCCATAGAAAGAGGTCATGAAATCGTTTTGAAGAAAGACGAAAACAATACCTACGACGGACTATCCAATGCAGATGTTGCTATTGATTTTAGCGTACCAACTGCTGCAGTTGAAAACATTTCCAATTGTTTTCATACTCATGTTCCTGTGGTGTCTGGAACAACGGGTTGGTTAGAACGCTATGACGAAATTATAGCGCTTTGTAACGAAAAAAAGGGAGGTTTTATTTCCAGTTCTAATTTCAGCTTAGGGGTCAACTTATTTTTTGAATTAAACGATTATTTGGCTAAAATAATGGCACCATACAATTCGTATTCTGTTGCCATGGAAGAAATTCATCACACTCAAAAATTAGACGCTCCAAGCGGAACTGCAATATCTCTAGCAAATGGAGTTATTGAAAATAGTAATTACACTAAATGGACTATAGACAAGCCCGCTGCTAATGAAATCCAAATTGAAGCATTACGAGTTGAAGATGTTCCCGGAACTCATACCGTGACGTATAATTCTAATGTAGATAGCATCGAAATCAAACATACTGCACATAACCGTGAGGGCTTTGCACTAGGTGCTGTTATTGCAGCAGAATGGTTAGCTGGAAAACAAGGAGTATTTACAATGAAAGATGTATTGAATCTAGAACGTTAG